In the genome of Populus alba chromosome 11, ASM523922v2, whole genome shotgun sequence, one region contains:
- the LOC140954298 gene encoding ABC transporter C family member 2-like: MASINGKSMDNNVRYTLVNMGANRWLAIRLETLGGIMIRFTATFAVMQNGRADNQQAFASTMGLLLKLERGRILIDDCDIAKFGLMDLRKVLGIIPQSPVLFSGFGEGSFEDVIRRNSLGLDSEV; the protein is encoded by the exons ATGGCCAGcataaatggaaaatcaatGGACAACAATGTCAGATACACCCTTGTCAACATGGGTGCAAACCGCTGGCTGGCAATCCGGTTGGAAACATTAGGGGGCATTATGATTAGGTTTACAGCGACCTTTGCAGTTATGCAGAATGGGAGGGCAGATAACCAGCAGGCTTTTGCATCTACAATGGGTCTACTTCTCA AGCTGGAAAGAGGAAGGATTTTGATTGATGATTGTGATATTGCAAAGTTTGGATTAATGGATCTACGCAAAGTACTTGGTATCATACCACAGTCACCTGTTCTTTTTTCAG GCTTTGGAGAGGGCTCATTCGAAGATGTTATCCGAAGGAATTCCTTAGGACTGGATTCTGAG GTTTGA